One window of Methanocorpusculum vombati genomic DNA carries:
- a CDS encoding 4Fe-4S binding protein: protein MINIRRDVCGYCGACVSVCPQGSLELIDAYLTVDTETCKNKCKICSTVCPLGAIEWVEK, encoded by the coding sequence ATGATCAATATTCGCAGAGACGTTTGCGGCTACTGTGGGGCATGTGTGTCAGTCTGTCCGCAGGGTTCGCTTGAGTTAATCGACGCGTATCTTACTGTTGATACAGAGACCTGCAAGAACAAATGCAAAATCTGCTCGACCGTCTGTCCTCTCGGGGCTATTGAATGGGTGGAAAAATGA
- a CDS encoding NAD(P)/FAD-dependent oxidoreductase, producing the protein MKEAYDVLVVGGGPGGALAAKAAAEAGLSVLLVEKRPAIGAPVRCAEGIGKDALAEFIEADPKWVSTDIERAVLVGPDGTRFTIGGEAAGGKVGYVLDRKMFDRELVWRAAEAGAEIQVHARASAPIMIDGKLQGAVIHQHGKTYEVRAKVVIAADGVESKFAKWAGIDTTVPLWELETCAQYVVNDIDIDPKANVFYVSNEACPWGYIWIFPKGPRCANIGIGIAGTKSGEGHRAKDYLDRYLAKEFPNGKVTELIVGGVSVCKPLESTVADNLIIVGDAARLSDPITGGGIYNAMYTGNLAGNVAATAIKNGDTSKNALMIYDKTWREGPVGKTLARNYAVKESFIKMDDKKLNSIVHSMSDLSIEDLSVKKLVLAIFKANPWLALELPHLLKAL; encoded by the coding sequence ATGAAGGAGGCTTACGACGTTCTGGTTGTTGGAGGAGGTCCGGGAGGAGCTCTTGCGGCAAAGGCAGCAGCCGAGGCAGGTCTTTCGGTCCTGCTGGTTGAAAAACGACCTGCAATCGGTGCCCCGGTCCGCTGTGCGGAGGGTATTGGAAAAGATGCGCTCGCCGAGTTTATCGAAGCAGATCCGAAATGGGTCTCAACCGACATTGAGCGTGCAGTGCTTGTCGGTCCGGACGGCACACGGTTCACCATCGGTGGCGAAGCAGCCGGAGGAAAGGTCGGATATGTTCTGGACCGCAAGATGTTTGACCGTGAACTTGTCTGGCGTGCGGCGGAAGCCGGTGCAGAGATTCAGGTGCATGCACGTGCATCCGCACCGATCATGATCGACGGTAAACTGCAGGGAGCTGTCATTCACCAGCACGGAAAGACCTACGAGGTCCGTGCGAAAGTCGTGATTGCAGCCGACGGTGTTGAGTCGAAGTTTGCAAAGTGGGCCGGAATCGATACAACCGTGCCGCTCTGGGAGCTTGAGACCTGTGCCCAGTATGTCGTCAATGACATCGATATTGATCCGAAAGCAAATGTGTTCTATGTCTCAAACGAGGCATGTCCGTGGGGATACATCTGGATCTTCCCGAAAGGCCCGCGCTGTGCAAACATCGGTATCGGTATTGCCGGAACCAAATCCGGCGAGGGACACCGTGCAAAGGACTATCTTGACCGCTATCTGGCAAAAGAGTTCCCGAACGGAAAAGTCACCGAACTTATTGTGGGTGGCGTCTCCGTCTGCAAGCCGCTTGAGAGTACCGTTGCAGACAACCTGATCATTGTGGGCGATGCTGCACGGCTTTCTGATCCTATCACGGGCGGCGGTATCTACAATGCGATGTACACCGGAAACCTGGCCGGAAATGTTGCGGCAACGGCAATCAAGAACGGCGATACCTCAAAGAATGCCCTGATGATCTATGACAAGACCTGGCGTGAGGGCCCGGTTGGCAAAACGCTTGCTCGTAATTATGCGGTCAAGGAGTCGTTCATCAAGATGGACGACAAGAAACTGAACTCGATTGTTCACTCCATGTCGGATCTCAGTATTGAGGATCTGAGCGTGAAAAAACTGGTGCTTGCAATCTTTAAGGCGAATCCGTGGCTGGCTCTTGAACTGCCGCATCTCCTCAAAGCACTCTAA
- a CDS encoding NAD(P)/FAD-dependent oxidoreductase, whose amino-acid sequence MKEAYDVVVVGAGPAGSMAAHAAAARGASVLLVEKRPAIGAPVRCAEGIVTADLAEFMDPDPKWVSTVIRKARFIAPDKCSFTITGKTGNEVLGYTLDRKIFDRDLARKAADAGADVLVHARAVPFMEEGRLSGVIIHQHGRTCEVRAKVVIAADGVESKFAKFAGINTTVPLADLDSCVQYLVTGIDIEPETNVFYWSSTDCPHGYIWIFAKGPRCANIGIGIPGTKSGDGHRAKDYLDRFMEKNFPDGKITELIAGGVSTCKPLESTIADNLIICGDAARLSDPFTGGGIYQALYSGRLAGETAANAVAQDDCSRQALTAYERTWRQSRMGTFLSRSYLIKEVFFRMDDSLLNAVIGSVPDLHLDEVTIPSVLAAMLKSNPWLVVRFPMLFLRRG is encoded by the coding sequence ATGAAAGAAGCGTATGATGTTGTTGTAGTGGGCGCAGGACCTGCAGGTTCCATGGCGGCACATGCTGCCGCTGCCCGTGGTGCCTCGGTCCTGCTGGTTGAAAAGCGGCCTGCAATCGGCGCTCCGGTACGGTGTGCCGAGGGCATTGTAACCGCAGACCTTGCCGAGTTCATGGATCCGGATCCGAAATGGGTTTCTACGGTTATCCGAAAAGCCCGGTTCATTGCGCCGGACAAATGTAGTTTCACGATTACCGGAAAAACCGGGAATGAAGTGCTTGGCTATACGCTGGATCGGAAAATCTTTGATCGCGATCTGGCACGGAAAGCAGCCGATGCGGGCGCGGATGTTCTGGTCCACGCACGTGCTGTTCCTTTCATGGAAGAGGGCAGGCTTTCAGGTGTGATAATCCATCAGCATGGAAGGACCTGCGAAGTCCGTGCGAAAGTCGTGATTGCAGCTGATGGTGTGGAGTCGAAGTTTGCAAAGTTTGCGGGTATCAATACAACCGTGCCTCTCGCCGATCTTGACTCGTGTGTGCAGTATCTGGTTACCGGCATTGACATTGAGCCGGAGACGAATGTCTTTTACTGGAGCAGCACGGACTGCCCGCACGGATACATCTGGATATTTGCCAAAGGTCCGCGCTGTGCAAACATCGGCATAGGAATCCCGGGGACAAAATCCGGTGACGGTCACCGTGCGAAGGATTATCTGGATCGGTTCATGGAGAAGAACTTCCCGGACGGTAAAATCACGGAACTGATTGCAGGTGGTGTCTCCACCTGCAAGCCGCTTGAATCCACGATTGCAGATAATCTGATCATCTGCGGTGATGCTGCGCGGCTTTCTGATCCGTTCACTGGTGGAGGAATCTACCAGGCGCTGTATTCAGGGCGTCTTGCCGGCGAGACGGCAGCGAATGCAGTTGCCCAAGACGACTGTTCCCGGCAGGCGCTGACTGCCTATGAGAGGACCTGGCGTCAGAGCCGTATGGGAACGTTCCTGTCACGCTCGTATCTGATCAAAGAGGTGTTCTTCCGGATGGATGATTCCCTGCTGAATGCGGTGATTGGATCCGTTCCGGATCTGCATCTGGACGAGGTGACCATCCCTTCCGTTCTTGCGGCGATGCTGAAGAGCAATCCCTGGCTTGTGGTCAGGTTCCCGATGCTCTTTCTGCGCCGAGGATGA
- a CDS encoding presenilin family intramembrane aspartyl protease PSH: MSEFSLRSLVPYSGMLLLMLATGLLSLLLIYPVTQAGLGAFEDPDSIANPFVFLFIMLVFTALLLLLIKWKAQTVISAIIGICLALVIYYVVSSLIFSYVPTLPASWIGIAAAVIVILLLWYRPEWYVINVSGILISAGCAAIFGISLSIIPVLILLILLIVYDAVSVHRTKHMLTLADGVLRQKMPIMFIVPKTRSYSYRNSGFSLQDSKEERGAYMIGMGDMIMPAILVVSAQVYAGGEGILSVAGIALPALGALIGGIIGLCSLMIPLNSGKPQPGLPYINAGAIIGFLICCAVTGSWAWIGL, translated from the coding sequence ATGAGTGAATTTTCCCTCCGTTCTCTTGTGCCGTACTCCGGCATGCTCCTCCTGATGCTTGCGACCGGGCTATTGTCGCTTCTGCTGATCTACCCGGTTACGCAGGCGGGACTGGGTGCATTTGAGGATCCGGATTCGATCGCAAATCCGTTTGTGTTCCTGTTTATTATGCTCGTGTTCACTGCGCTCCTGTTACTTTTGATTAAGTGGAAAGCGCAGACGGTTATCAGTGCAATTATCGGTATCTGTCTGGCACTGGTAATCTACTATGTCGTCTCGTCGCTGATATTTTCCTATGTCCCGACACTTCCTGCGTCGTGGATCGGGATTGCCGCTGCGGTGATCGTGATTCTGCTGCTCTGGTACCGGCCGGAGTGGTATGTGATCAATGTTTCGGGAATTCTTATCTCGGCAGGCTGTGCGGCGATCTTCGGCATTTCACTTTCGATTATTCCGGTACTGATTCTGCTGATTCTGCTGATTGTATACGATGCGGTTTCGGTACACCGGACAAAGCATATGCTGACGCTTGCGGACGGTGTTCTCCGCCAGAAAATGCCGATTATGTTTATTGTTCCCAAAACCCGCAGTTACTCCTACCGGAACTCCGGGTTTTCCCTGCAGGACAGTAAAGAGGAACGCGGCGCCTACATGATAGGAATGGGGGATATGATCATGCCGGCAATTCTGGTGGTTTCCGCACAGGTGTATGCAGGCGGCGAGGGTATTCTCTCCGTGGCAGGAATTGCACTTCCCGCACTCGGCGCCCTGATCGGCGGTATTATCGGTCTGTGCTCGCTGATGATTCCCTTAAACTCCGGAAAACCGCAGCCGGGCCTTCCGTATATTAACGCGGGAGCCATCATCGGTTTCCTGATCTGCTGTGCAGTAACCGGTTCCTGGGCCTGGATCGGACTCTGA